One genomic segment of Mauremys mutica isolate MM-2020 ecotype Southern chromosome 10, ASM2049712v1, whole genome shotgun sequence includes these proteins:
- the ERMN gene encoding ermin, giving the protein MTEEVPIASSILEYNGNVPPEKTQLQVIAIIDEIAKSVGTVPCENAETSPEAPLKKENQEDNKNSIEDNTVCGALDGEKQCEEKQEENNATLEEGSADIPSENTRTDEEKSREGPCEEIIPVSTKECEITRQEERNTEQPQEETATHANEAKEFQTAGAQEEGWMLEPKEQIKADTQLEERENAEEEEEEEEVQLIESKKENGGESPLKKQENDREECSPTSPSFNFQAEKPEEQPGSGKKNDISRHSYSRYNTISYRKIRKGNTKQRIDEFESMMHL; this is encoded by the exons ATGACAGAAGAAGTCCCAATTGCATCTAGCATACTTGAGTACAATGGGAATGTACCACCTGAAAAAACTCAGCTGCAGGTCATTGCTATTATTGACGAAATAGCAAAATCAGTTGGGACAGTTCCATGTGAAAATGCAGAAACCAGTCCTGAAGCTCCacttaaaaaggaaaatcaaGAGGATAACAAGAATTCAATAGAGGACAACACAGTATGTGGTGCTCTTGACGGGGAGAAGCAATGCGAAG AAAAACAAGAGGAAAACAATGCAACTCTAGAGGAGGGATCAGCTGACATCCCTTCCGAGAACACACGAACTGATGAAGAGAAATCAAGAGAAG GGCCCTGTGAAGAGATTATTCCTGTAAGCACCAAAGAATGTGAAATAACTAGACAGGAGGAAAGGAACACAGAGCAACCTCAGGAAGAAACAGCTACTCATGCTAATGAGGCCAAGGAGTTCCAAACAGCAGGAGCCCAGGAAGAAGGGTGGATGCTTGAACCCAAGGAGCAAATTAAAGCTGATACACAATTAGAAGAAAGAGAGAATgcggaagaggaggaggaggaggaggaagtacAGCTGATCGAAAGCAAGAAAGAAAATGGTGGCGAGTCTCCTTTAAAGAAGCAAGAAAATGACAGGGAGGAATGCTCTCCTACCAGCCCCAGTTTTAACTTCCAGGCTGAGAAACCTGAGGAGCAGCCAGGCTCAGGGAAAAAAAATGATATCTCCAGACATAGTTATTCTAGATACAATACAATCTCCTATCGCAAGATCAGAAAAGGAAACACTAAACAAAGAATTGATGAATTTGAGTCCATGATGCATTTATAA